In uncultured Methanobacterium sp., a genomic segment contains:
- a CDS encoding TetR/AcrR family transcriptional regulator, which produces MKHLSLSEWKEREKQQRQNDIIDAARKLFAEKNFDEVSMNEIAKKVGLGKGTLYLYFKNKESLYFAVVSRGTRIWAEMVKKEVEKGNNGLEKLKLYVNANKEFSNDYPDYFRLLYSPSLIKKQFDMDKMTSSQEFQEVRELFKEIMLIGIDSIQKGVDEGKIRSDVDPTEAAILLSVIYNGKVNMGDWAKELLENKGMDEHKFTSDIGDFFLHMLMKK; this is translated from the coding sequence GTGAAACATTTGTCACTGTCAGAATGGAAGGAAAGAGAAAAACAACAGCGTCAAAATGACATTATTGATGCTGCTAGGAAATTATTCGCTGAAAAAAACTTTGATGAAGTGTCAATGAATGAAATAGCAAAGAAAGTTGGTCTTGGTAAAGGCACGCTTTATCTTTATTTTAAAAATAAAGAATCACTGTACTTTGCAGTAGTCTCACGTGGCACTAGAATTTGGGCTGAAATGGTTAAAAAAGAGGTTGAAAAAGGGAATAATGGGTTAGAAAAGTTAAAATTGTATGTAAATGCAAATAAGGAGTTTTCTAATGACTATCCAGATTATTTCCGGCTTTTATATTCACCCTCATTAATTAAAAAACAATTTGATATGGACAAAATGACCAGTAGCCAGGAATTCCAGGAAGTAAGGGAATTATTCAAAGAAATAATGCTCATAGGCATAGATTCCATACAAAAAGGAGTGGATGAGGGTAAAATCCGGTCAGATGTGGATCCTACTGAAGCTGCCATTCTCCTATCCGTAATATACAATGGTAAGGTGAACATGGGTGACTGGGCTAAAGAGCTACTGGAAAACAAGGGAATGGATGAACATAAATTCACCAGTGACATAGGGGATTTCTTTCTCCACATGTTAATGAAAAAATAA
- a CDS encoding DUF169 domain-containing protein, whose product MDLNRLGDNLNQLLKLENEPVAIKWSVNEPQNIQKEEGKSRFCGKLEKAMKGEIFYSTLEEEECMGGARYSGLKNMSEYPANVQSGAFMVPRGLYKDIPAVQRSRKNETYIEPGIFSAITFAPLNKAEFEPDVIFILCNAKQGMELLHANAYDSGSHGLGADAAPICSSMAASPYMSGKVTYGFGDVAARQNMNINPGEIMVSIPGSELSRIVSNLSQMRTKVLFKEE is encoded by the coding sequence ATGGATTTAAACAGATTAGGAGATAATTTAAACCAGCTTTTAAAATTGGAAAATGAACCAGTTGCCATAAAATGGTCTGTAAACGAGCCCCAAAACATCCAAAAAGAAGAGGGTAAATCAAGATTCTGCGGTAAACTTGAAAAAGCCATGAAAGGCGAAATATTTTATTCAACTCTAGAAGAGGAAGAATGCATGGGTGGTGCTAGATATTCTGGACTTAAAAATATGAGTGAATACCCCGCAAATGTACAAAGTGGTGCATTTATGGTTCCAAGGGGCCTGTACAAGGATATTCCAGCAGTTCAGCGCTCAAGGAAAAACGAAACATACATAGAACCTGGAATATTCAGTGCAATTACTTTCGCTCCCCTGAATAAAGCAGAATTTGAACCCGATGTAATATTTATTCTCTGCAATGCAAAACAGGGAATGGAGTTACTGCATGCCAATGCTTACGATTCAGGATCACACGGACTGGGTGCTGACGCAGCCCCCATATGTAGCTCAATGGCTGCATCTCCGTATATGAGTGGTAAAGTCACTTATGGATTCGGTGATGTTGCAGCAAGACAGAATATGAATATTAATCCTGGAGAAATCATGGTCAGCATTCCAGGAAGTGAATTGTCCCGTATTGTTTCCAATTTGAGTCAGATGAGAACTAAAGTGTTATTCAAGGAAGAATAA